In Uranotaenia lowii strain MFRU-FL chromosome 2, ASM2978415v1, whole genome shotgun sequence, one genomic interval encodes:
- the LOC129747794 gene encoding golgin subfamily A member 6-like protein 25, whose product MRSLALLLILGCLCATLARADGEDQSQVEAVREKRSPAPFFFKKGHEEHHHEPKCVWEKKLTWKEDWKKVWENKKVEVWKSEWKKEQIPVWKKIEVPIWREVKVPDWKIIKKPYWKETEIPAWKEVDVPDWKKVNKPVWKEVQVPVWKEVQVPDWKQIWVPDTVKVGIPGEKYLGKDEHGWEYTSHDLWKKKMVWKPVWKKIWKTVKKEEWKTEKKLEWKEEWVQTWRKEKQQIWVKKKEEAWHEEKVEIWRIEKKQEWATEKKLEWKEEWKEIKVPAWKEIQVPAWKKVWKPVWEKVCVPVSHGWH is encoded by the coding sequence TTAATACTTGGCTGCCTCTGTGCCACACTAGCACGAGCGGACGGAGAAGACCAGTCGCAAGTAGAAGCTGTCCGCGAGAAGCGTAGTCCTGCGCCATTCTTCTTCAAGAAGGGCCACGAAGAGCACCACCATGAGCCGAAGTGCGTGTGGGAGAAGAAGCTGACCTGGAAGGAGGACTGGAAGAAGGTCTGGGAGAACAAGAAGGTCGAGGTGTGGAAGTCCGAATGGAAGAAGGAGCAGATTCCGGTCTGGAAGAAGATCGAGGTCCCAATCTGGCGCGAAGTCAAGGTCCCCGACTGGAAGATCATCAAGAAGCCCTACTGGAAGGAGACGGAAATTCCGGCCTGGAAAGAGGTTGACGTACCCGACTGGAAGAAGGTGAACAAGCCGGTCTGGAAGGAAGTTCAGGTTCCAGTGTGGAAGGAAGTGCAGGTGCCGGATTGGAAGCAAATTTGGGTACCGGATACGGTGAAGGTCGGAATTCCTGGCGAGAAGTATCTGGGCAAGGATGAGCACGGTTGGGAATACACGAGCCACGATCTCTGGAAGAAGAAGATGGTCTGGAAGCCAGTGTGGAAGAAGATCTGGAAGACCGTCAAGAAGGAGGAGTGGAAGACCGAGAAGAAGCTCGAATGGAAGGAAGAATGGGTCCAGACCTGGCGCAAGGAGAAGCAGCAGATCTGGGTGAAAAAGAAGGAAGAAGCTTGGCATGAGGAGAAGGTCGAAATCTGGCGCATTGAGAAGAAACAGGAGTGGGCTACCGAGAAGAAGCTCGAGTGGAAGGAAGAGTGGAAAGAAATCAAGGTCCCAGCCTGGAAGGAAATTCAAGTGCCCGCATGGAAGAAGGTGTGGAAGCCTGTTTGGGAGAAGGTCTGCGTCCCAGTCAGCCACGGATGGCATTAG